A stretch of DNA from Nitrososphaerota archaeon:
TCGCTTGAAACGTCAGATCCGACATTGAATGCATCGCCTGCCAGTGAGTCCATCATCAGACCGCTGAGTGTTTGTGTCATAGAGTTTAGCTCTGCGTCTGCTTCTGGCATAAAGCGTCCTAGTGAGGACTTGAGGCCCTTCATTGTCGACATTGCTGGACCTATTGCTACCATTGCATCACCCAAGTCATGGATGGTGGTCAGGCGCAACTGTACTTGCTCTAGTGCCATTCTTGCATTGCCTAGCATCTTTGTGACTTTACGAATTTCAGCTAGTTCGTTTGATAAGACACGACTTGCGCTGGTGTCATGCTGTTGCATTGCAGCTACGATTCGTTTGAATAGTTGAGCGTCACGTTCGTGCAATTTGTTTAACATTGAATCCATTTTTGAGATTTGTAATTGCAGTTTGTTGACTGCAGTTTGAATTCTTGGTTTCAATGCGCCCTGTGGTTTAACAGAGTCTCGAAGTCTGTCTGCCACACTTGCAGTGTCCTGACGTGCCCAATTTTTCTCGAAGCCGGTCATGAACCACCGTTTTGGATTTTCTTCTTAATGGAATTAGTGCATTTTAGTGAGCTAGGTACTAAATTTAGCTAACAAACTGTAAATTGGGTTTTTTCAAAATCCAACTATGGCAAGAATTGTAGTTTTTGATTCGGGTCTTGGATCACTATCCATCATAAAATCAATTCAGAAATTTACCAAATCGGAAATAATCTATTTCGCAGACCAAAAAAATTTTCCATACGGGACTAAAACCAAAACCGAATTAAAAAAAATAATAGATAACACAATCAACAAACTGGAAAAGAAATTTCATCCAAATGTGATCATAATGGCATCAAACACACCGTCAGTGTTGTTTCCAGAATACTTGGACTCTGAAATAATCGGTGTGTTGCCACCAATTAAAAAATCTGTGTCACTTACAAAAACTGGAACAATCGGAATTCTTACAACAAAAATAGCTACAAAAAGTAAAGAACTCTCAGAATACGTTAGGAAATCATCTCATAACACATATGTAAAAAAAATTGATGCAACAAAACTGATAAAACTTGTAGAGACTGGAAAATTCCTAACAAATCCAGATTATTGTGAAAAAGTTATACTAGATGTTCTTGAAGACAAAATTAAAAGAAACAAAATTGACGTAATCACATTATCAAGCACGCATTTGCCGTTTTTACTGCCAATGTTAGAAAGAAGATTCCCATCTGTCAAGTTTGTAGATCCCGCCGACGACATTGCAAAGACCATCGCAAGAAGAATAAAAAAATCCCCCCGTAACAAACTACGAATCTACACTTCAGCAGATGCAAGATTATTCCAAAAACATTTACAGAAAATCGGAATTAAAAATACTGTTAATTTTTTACCTTAGCTTTTCTATATCCATGACTAAATGTCTTGTCATATAGTTTGGAATATTCATACGACTTAGGCTTTATGACATCACCAATTATAACAATTGCAGTTCGCGTAATTTTTTGCGCCCAGACTTTCTTGGATATGTCTTCTAGTGTTCCGGTGATGATTTTTTGGTCCGGCCAGCTTGCCCTATATACAACGGCCACAGGCGTAGTTTTTGGGTATCCGCCCTTAATTGCCTCCTTCACAATGTCAGATAGTAGGTGTACACTAAGATAGAAAATCATTGTAGATTTGTGCTTGGCCAATTCAGAAATTTGCTCTTCCTTGGGAACCTTGGTGCGCTTTTCTGCACGTGTTATAATCATAGTTTGAGTAACTCCAGGCAACGTCAACTGTAATCCCAATGCAGCAGATGAAGCCAAAAACGACGTAACACCTGGAACCACAACACATTCTATTCCTTCTTTTTCCAGATTGTCTGTCTGTTCACGAATGGCACCATAAATTGCAGGATCACCATCGTGAAGTCGTATTGTAAGTTTTTTTTGGGCGACGCCTTGCTTAAGGATCTCAAATATTTCTTCTCGTACTAGGCCAGCCGCATCATACATCTTTGCCTTTTTGCAAATCTTTAGTATTTCATTTGGAATCAAAGAACCAGAATACACCACAACGCCCGCTTTTTGTAGTAATTTTTTTGCCTTGACTGTTATGAGATCAGGATCGCCAGGACCACACCCAACAAAGTAAACCCTAGACACGCTTTACCACCATTATGGAAAAATATTTCGTAGTCATTGTATTTTCGTTTACCTCACCCAGCGTCATTTTGCGGACAATCTCATTTGACGTACCCAAATCTTGGCCTATTGCAAATATGGAATTATCAGAAAAGCCGGCTTCCTTAAGCAATTTTATGACCTGATCAAAATAGCGGCCGTCTTTGAGAAATATCATAGTGTCACAGTTTCTTGCTGTCTCTTTTACCCGCGACAGATCATAACAAGATGGGATTACTGCCATGGTCTCTGCGCCCTCTGCCAAGCTTATTCCTACCTTTGATGCAAATGTAAACATCGATACTATTCCAGGAATGACGTTGATCTTGATGTTCGGATATTTTGTCTGCAATTCTCGATGTAGATATATCCATGTGCTGTACAGGTACGGGTCGCCCACTGTCAGGTATACTACCTTTTTTCCCTCCATTACTTTATTGGCTAAAATTTTCGTGTTTTTCTCCCATGTTGTTTCCAGTGTGTCTTTGTCCTTTACCATTGGAAAGACCAAGTTCACTATTTCCGGCATTTTTGATTTGTCCAATAACGATTCTACCACGGAAAGAGCAATACTTGGCTTGTCCTCTTTTGCCGTAGGACATGCAATGATTTGTGCGTCTTGAATTGCCTTTACTCCCTTGACTGTAAGCAGCTCTGGATCGCCAGGCCCGCACCCAACACAAATCAAATCATGCATGTAAGACCAAAAAATTTTCCTAGTTAAAAGCGAATCTAGGTCTTTGTTGCAGAAATTATTGTCACCGGATTTCTTGCAAGCATCATTGTTCCAGTACTAGTCTTTTTGCTTTTGGATATGGTGATCTGTGTAATATCAACATCAGTAAATTCAAGCTTGTATATTACATCCAGTACAGCATACAAAGTTTCAATCAGTATTACACCAATTACTACTCTTGCGCCAGACTTTAGTTTATCATTGCACAGTGTTACAATATCTTTGGTATCACCTCCTGTACCGCCAATGAAAATCGCATCAGCTAATGGCAGTTCCGGGATTTTCTGCTTAGCATCAGATAGTATAAGCTCCACATTTGTGATTCCGAATTTTTCTAGGTTTTTTCGTGTAAGATCTATTGCATTTTTGTCAATGTCTATCCCGTAAATTTTGCCAGACTTTCCTATTTGTATGCCGGCCTCTACTGTTATGGACCCACTACCGCACCCAATGTCATAGACAGTATCTCCCTCTGATAGACGTGCCTTACTGATCTGTATTGCGCGCACCTCTTCTTTTGTTATTGGGACGTCCTCTGTTCTAAAAAATTCCTCGTCAGGTATTCCGGGTGTCTTGTGGTTCCACATATTAAATTGGGTTAAGCGGGGCAGTGCCAGTTCCCGGCAGGTGTACCAGTGTGTACGATAAAATCCACATGAACAAGTACAAGAACACATACGTTCCGATTCCTGTCGTTACTAGTTTTTTTCTGTCAGATGAGGGTAGTCCTATCTTCATACTTTTGCCAATAACAGCAGATGCGATAAACACTATAATCATAAATCCAATTGAGGCCCATCTTCGCTCCTCGCCATCTATAGAGTCGAACAGAAACGTTGCAATCACGCCGCCAATTGCAGCCATCCCTATTCGTATCCAGAATAATTTGTCCAATAGTTTTTTGCGCCTATCAAGCTCGTCCTGACTGTCTGTCGGAGGTACGACCTCTGGGGCTTTGTCATCAGCAGGATCCGACGGATTTGGGGATTTCTTTTTTGGATGCTTCAATGAAATTTCTAAGGGTGACTCGAGCAAGTCTGGTTTAAAACGTTTGGTCGCACTCAGTTCATTAGTAGAGCACGACTGAGACATACCATGGGACTAGCTGGAATAGAGCTTGCGTTTTTGGTCAGGAATATTTCTGAGAAAACTCGAGATTACTATGTCAACAATATTTATTCGATAAACCAGAACAGCATTCTATTCAAGCTGCACCATCCAGAAAAGCCAGACTTGTTCTTGGTGGTCTCGTCAATTGGGATGTGGTTTACTGGAATCAAAATCGAGGCTTTGGAAGAAAACAAACTTGTAAAAAGGCTACGCGATGATCTATTGCGGCTTAAGCTGGTCAAAATAGAGCAGATTGGAGTCGAGCGAATCGCATATCTGACATTTTCCGGGTTTGATAAGGAGTTTGTCCTGATTTGTGAGTTTTTTGGCGACGGAAATATTTTGTTGTGTAATAAGGATCTCAAGGTTTTGGCATTATTACATTCAATCCAAGTACGACATCGGGAGCTTCGTGTTGGTACAATCTATACACCACCACCCCAAAAAGGCCTCAACATTTTTGAGATAACTCCAGAGAATTTTGTCGAATTAAAATCAATTACAACGCCGATTGCAAAATGGTTTGGCAGAACATTTGGCCTGCCGACAAAATATGCTGAAGAAATACTTCGGTCCGCAAATGTAAGTCCTGAACTTGCAGCAAATGTAGTCACAGATCAAAATATTATAGATTTGGTATCATCTGCAAAAACCCTAGTTGGTACAATAATTTCCGGTAACCATACACCTACAATTGTAAAAACAGAAGACGGTCTAGATGTATATCCAGTTTCTGTTACAATACCAAATTCTGAGCAAGAACCCTCCCCAAGCTTCATGGAAGGCCTAGACAAAATATTCTCAAAGATAATACTTGAAAAGGGAAAGGAGATAAAATCTGGCTCACTCGACAAAAAAATTACAGACATCCAGTCGACAATAGACGAGCAAAGTAGGGCAATATCACTGGTAAAGGAAAAGGCGGAAAAAATCTCCAGTGTGGCAAAATCTCTATACACGTTTTCCTCTCATGGTATAACAAACATCACTGACCCTGCAGCATCTGAAAATCTAAAATCACAAAACGCAGAACTAGTCAAGGATAGAGGAATATTATTTCTCAAAATAGACGATGAGAAAATCCAGATAAAGGCAGACGCGTCGTTTCCTGCACTCGCGTCAACTCTGTTCAACGAGGCAAAGAGGCAGTCTTCTGCAATAGAATTAATCGAGTCATTGAGAAGAAAAAACCAAAAAGAAATTGACAAGCTCAAGTCCAAGTCGCAAGAGACAAAGAAGGCAGTCTTTTATACGGAATTTAAGAAAAAGGAATGGTTTGAGAGATATAGGTGGTTTTACACATCTGATGGCCTGCTAGCAATTGGCGGCAGGGATTCGTCGTCAAACTCAGCCATAATACGAAAGCAACTTGCAAAAAACGACAAGGTCTTTCATGCAGAGATTTTCGGCTCACCGTTTTTTGTTCTAAAGGGCACTCCAGAATCATTGCCGTTTGATTCTCTAAATGAAGTAGCACAGGCAACTGTCTGCTTTAGTCGTGCATGGCGCGAAGCAATGTATGGCATGAGCGCATACTGGATAAATCCAGATCAGGTAAAAAAAGCAGCACCAAGCGGGCAGTTCCTCTCCAGAGGATCATTTGTCTTGGAAGGCCACAAAAATTTCATCAAGGCGCCAAACCTGAAGCTTGCAGTTGGAATTTTGTATCATGATGAGCGATATATCATAACGTGCGGGCCGCCAGAACCAATTAAAAAGATCTGCATTTGTTATGCAATAATAGAACCAGGACTAGACGAGATGACAGAATGCGCAAAGAGATTACGAGTGGAATTCATAAAATTGCAGGAAGACATTGCAAAACAGTTCACCATTGACGATTTTGTACGAGCGCTTCCTGCAGGCGAGAGTCACATTACAGAATCAGGCAACACCAAAGTTGAGTCACCCTAGTTTTTTAACAGACGCAATGCTTGGAACAATAGCAAAAAAACTCCGAATTTTTGGCTTTGACTGCAAATATCACAATACAATGAATGATAATGACCTGATACTTGCGGCAAAAAAAGAAAATCGAATCATAATAACTAGAGACTCTAGACTTGCGGCAAATGCAGTCCAGTCCCACATTACAACAATAGAGCTAGAGACAGACACAGAAAAAGAGCAGCTAGTCGAAATTGCGCATAAAATAAACTTGGAGAAATTTTCTATTGACTATTCTAGATGTTCGTTGTGTAACGGTATGTTAGAACAGGTAGAAAAATATGCAATAATAGAAAAAATTCCGCCAAGAATTGCAGAATCTGTGGAAAAGTTCTGGCAGTGCAAAGATTGTAATCATATCTATTGGGTGGGAACTCATATTAGAAACTTGGAAAAATTAATTGCAGAAATAAATGGCATCATTTAGCATAACAGATCAGGATGGCCAGCTTCTAGTATCTATTGCAAGAAAAGTTGTGACAGAATTTGTCAGTAGTGGTAATAGACTGGCTCTTGGCAAAGACATTGAGACAAGACTGTCCTTTGATGCAGGAATCTTTGTTACACTAAACTCTAAAAATGTTCTACGAGGCTGCATTGGATTTGCCCTGCCAAGAAAGATCTCAGAATCATTGCCAGAGGCAGCAATTGCAGCTGCAACAGAAGATCCAAGGTTTTCTCCAGTGGAAAAAGTGGAGCTTGGCAACATCATATTTGAGGTTACAGTGCTTACACCCCCAGAAGAAATACACGTAAATGATCCTGCCATACTCCCAGACAAGATCATAGTCGGACGGCACGGCCTGATAATAAAACAGGGATACAATTCTGGATTGTTACTGCCGCAGGTACCGGTGGAATACGGCTGGACAGAAAAAGAATTTCTAGATCATACCTGCCAAAAAGCCGGCCTACCCTCAAAATGCTGGATGCAAAAACAAACTAGAGTATTTTCATTTGAGGGAATAATCTTCAAGGAAACAAAGCCAGGCGGCGTAATAATTCGAGAAGATCTATAGCTTGCCAGAATCAGTGTCTAGTGTGAGGCTGGAACCGTTTTGCAGTTTGTCAAATTCCTGCTCACTTGCAATTACAAGTGGGATGTTTGCAAGGGCACATCCAGAGGCCACAGTCAAGTCGACTTTTTTGCAAATCATAGCAGCCGGTGCAGAATTGTTTGATTTTATTGAATATATGGTATAGGCCCCGACGCTGCTTCCAACTCCGTTTGGAAAAACAAGAATTGAGTCCTTCATCGGCATGTTAAACAGATCATGCTTTGAATCATGAATTATTCCCGTTTTTTTGTCGACTGTGCCAAGAAAGTTAATCGGTATGTTTGTCTTGAGAATTTTTCCCTGTGTCTTTCCTGCAACAATAACCTTCATCTTGTTTCATCTGATATTATTTGCGAGAGTGGTTTGAGGTTTACACCTACGCCATTAGAATTATTCAGGTAATATGCTCCCTTGATGCTGTTTGTAGTAACAGAGTCTATCTCGTTTTTATCGACAAGTGGAGAAAGACACGTACAACAGTCAGAGAGAATTTCACAGCCTGCTCTCTCTATTTCGTTTGTGTATCCGAGCTTTCTAGCATGCTCTTGGACAGTTCTTGGGCAAAAAACCATGCATCGCTTTGAAAATTCACGCCCCTTTAACATTGAGGAAAGATCTGCAATTTCCTGCAGTCCAAGCTGCGGGCTGCCCAGGGTTATGATATCTCCCTTGTCTGCGGTGTTTAGCTCATCATGGATTTTTTGCATTTCCTTTTTGTCAAAGTCGACTTTTTCTGAGCCAGGTGTTTCTTCTCCTAGAATAAACTTGCCACACCTGCCAGATGTGCCCATCCCACCGCACAATGCCTTGCATTTACGCCTATCCATGCCTGAAACACCAGATAACTGCACTGCATTATCAGCTATTTTGCCTGCAAAATATCCAAGCATTCCAAATTCAAGCTCGTCTGGATTTTCTAGCCTCATTCGAATTGTAAGATTTGGTGTATCGGCAATCCTAAGATCCGAATATGGTGATTTGCCTGAAAGTGCGCTAGCTAAAGCAGAAAATGCGCTTTCCTTATTTGTTTTTAGGTTGCCAATCGAATTTGCATAGATTGCCGCATTGCTTTCAGCAAAAGAGACCTGCGTTCCCTTTTCCGGCAGATCAAATATTTCGTATGGAACACACGAAAAAGAAGGAATGACTCCCATTTTCTTGTACGAGTCTGCAATGCTTTTTTGTTTTCGTACAAATTCTTCTGACAAATTATATTTTGATACGGAATCAAAGTCAAAGCCCATTGGGTTTACTGTAGTCATCACTTTTACCTTGGCATCTAGGGATAATTTTGATAGAAATTCTTCCCCTGCGTCACCAATTGTGTTATAGTTGACGCCGGAAAGATGTGCCCACTTGATTGGAACTAGTTTTTGTGCATTTGTTGCCTCGCCTGTTGCAACCAAAATTCTATATGCAGTCTCTAGTGTTTCTCCATATTCACCCTTTAGTGCAAGCTCTTCTTCTCTTGTTAGCTCCATGGTATGAATTGCTTTTTGGCAGTATAATACTTGTTGCAGGTTTATTATTGGATATGCACAAAAAAAATCATGCAGAGGATTCTCTCCGGCATGATTCAAACCATGAATGCAGTCAAGCCACCAAGAATGACTGCATTGCGGGAGCTTCGTGAATCCGAGCAAGGAGATCCGTTTGCAATTCTGATTGGTACTATCTTGTCGGCAAGAACCAAAGACGAGAACACTGCCAGAGTCGTAAAATCACTGTTTTTGCGCTACAAGAACGCAAAGGAATTGGCAGGGGCCAAAGTAAAGGATGTTGAAAAAATTATCCACTCAATTGGGTTTTATCACGTCAAGGCAAGGCGAATTATACAAGTAGCAAAGATAATTCACACACAATATAAGGGAAAAATCCCAGAAAACATGGATTTACTGGTGGGCCTGCCAGGGGTAGGCCGAAAGACGGCAAACTGTGTCTTGGTGTATGCGTTTGAGAAGCCTGCAATACCTGTAGACGTTCACGTACATCGAATCTCAAACAGATTAGGGCTCGTCCAAACCAAGACGCCAGAGCAGACAGAGCAAGAACTAATGAAGAAAATCCCAAAAAAATTCTGGCTTCAGATAAATGACACATTTGTCATGTATGGCCAAAACATTTGCAAACCAATTTCCCCAATGTGTGATGTCTGCAAAATAAAAAAGCTCTGCAAGTATTATTCTATGAAGAACGGCGCTTAGTCAGCAATAGTACGCCGATCAGGGCACCAACTCCGCCTGCCACAAAGAACGGATAATAATGAAATGGATTCTTTGATGCATCTCCAGACATAACACCCACGGTAAACGTTCCAGAGTTTATTGCCGGAGGATCGGTTGGCTCGTTTATACCATACACAGAATAGCCACCAACTACAAAGTTTTTTAGATCAATTCCGTCAACTACGGTTCTTTGGCCGTTGTTAACCATAATTCCGTGCGAGTCGCCGTATGCTATAACCACGTCTTTTCCATCGAACCATCCGTTCTTGTCAATCCTTGTTGCAGGTAGATATCCTTCTTCTGGAAAATTGATTGCAACCCAGAACTTTCGCTCAGGTGGACTCCCCATACCTATTTCGACGAACTTGTTTTCTATTTTTGCATCATATAGACGCAGTACGGCGTTTCCGTTTGGATTTGAGTAAAGGAGTTCATTAATGATAGTGACTTGCCAAGAGACGGGATGTTCATTTTTTAGCGGAATTATTGTGATGTCTTCTCGCATTTTGTTAAAGTCACTTGGTGGAACGCTGATGTTTTCTAATGACAGCGATGGGTTGCTGTGTTCATTTGCATATGCAGGAATGGCCAAAGACATTGCAAGTAAGAATAAGATTAGGAATTTCATTCTACAAACGACCTTTTGAATGACTGGATTACCTTGACCACTTCTGGTCTCATGATATATTCAGATGGTGACTTGCCCTCATCGATGATTTGTCGGAGCTTGGTTCCGCTGATTTGCTCATGAAAGTCTGGAGAATGTGGACATGCGCGCTCGTTTGTAAATGCAAGACATTTTTTGCAATAATAAAATGCCGGGAAGAACAAAGGCTTTATGTCCAAGTCCGGAAAATCAGAGAAGATTTCTTGCGCTGCAAACGGGGAATAGTATTTGCCGACTCCTGCATG
This window harbors:
- a CDS encoding TIGR00296 family protein, translated to MASFSITDQDGQLLVSIARKVVTEFVSSGNRLALGKDIETRLSFDAGIFVTLNSKNVLRGCIGFALPRKISESLPEAAIAAATEDPRFSPVEKVELGNIIFEVTVLTPPEEIHVNDPAILPDKIIVGRHGLIIKQGYNSGLLLPQVPVEYGWTEKEFLDHTCQKAGLPSKCWMQKQTRVFSFEGIIFKETKPGGVIIREDL
- the cobI gene encoding precorrin-2 C(20)-methyltransferase → MHDLICVGCGPGDPELLTVKGVKAIQDAQIIACPTAKEDKPSIALSVVESLLDKSKMPEIVNLVFPMVKDKDTLETTWEKNTKILANKVMEGKKVVYLTVGDPYLYSTWIYLHRELQTKYPNIKINVIPGIVSMFTFASKVGISLAEGAETMAVIPSCYDLSRVKETARNCDTMIFLKDGRYFDQVIKLLKEAGFSDNSIFAIGQDLGTSNEIVRKMTLGEVNENTMTTKYFSIMVVKRV
- a CDS encoding fibronectin-binding domain-containing protein, translated to MGLAGIELAFLVRNISEKTRDYYVNNIYSINQNSILFKLHHPEKPDLFLVVSSIGMWFTGIKIEALEENKLVKRLRDDLLRLKLVKIEQIGVERIAYLTFSGFDKEFVLICEFFGDGNILLCNKDLKVLALLHSIQVRHRELRVGTIYTPPPQKGLNIFEITPENFVELKSITTPIAKWFGRTFGLPTKYAEEILRSANVSPELAANVVTDQNIIDLVSSAKTLVGTIISGNHTPTIVKTEDGLDVYPVSVTIPNSEQEPSPSFMEGLDKIFSKIILEKGKEIKSGSLDKKITDIQSTIDEQSRAISLVKEKAEKISSVAKSLYTFSSHGITNITDPAASENLKSQNAELVKDRGILFLKIDDEKIQIKADASFPALASTLFNEAKRQSSAIELIESLRRKNQKEIDKLKSKSQETKKAVFYTEFKKKEWFERYRWFYTSDGLLAIGGRDSSSNSAIIRKQLAKNDKVFHAEIFGSPFFVLKGTPESLPFDSLNEVAQATVCFSRAWREAMYGMSAYWINPDQVKKAAPSGQFLSRGSFVLEGHKNFIKAPNLKLAVGILYHDERYIITCGPPEPIKKICICYAIIEPGLDEMTECAKRLRVEFIKLQEDIAKQFTIDDFVRALPAGESHITESGNTKVESP
- a CDS encoding DUF126 domain-containing protein, producing the protein MKVIVAGKTQGKILKTNIPINFLGTVDKKTGIIHDSKHDLFNMPMKDSILVFPNGVGSSVGAYTIYSIKSNNSAPAAMICKKVDLTVASGCALANIPLVIASEQEFDKLQNGSSLTLDTDSGKL
- the cobM gene encoding precorrin-4 C(11)-methyltransferase, which codes for MSRVYFVGCGPGDPDLITVKAKKLLQKAGVVVYSGSLIPNEILKICKKAKMYDAAGLVREEIFEILKQGVAQKKLTIRLHDGDPAIYGAIREQTDNLEKEGIECVVVPGVTSFLASSAALGLQLTLPGVTQTMIITRAEKRTKVPKEEQISELAKHKSTMIFYLSVHLLSDIVKEAIKGGYPKTTPVAVVYRASWPDQKIITGTLEDISKKVWAQKITRTAIVIIGDVIKPKSYEYSKLYDKTFSHGYRKAKVKN
- a CDS encoding glutamate racemase, whose product is MARIVVFDSGLGSLSIIKSIQKFTKSEIIYFADQKNFPYGTKTKTELKKIIDNTINKLEKKFHPNVIIMASNTPSVLFPEYLDSEIIGVLPPIKKSVSLTKTGTIGILTTKIATKSKELSEYVRKSSHNTYVKKIDATKLIKLVETGKFLTNPDYCEKVILDVLEDKIKRNKIDVITLSSTHLPFLLPMLERRFPSVKFVDPADDIAKTIARRIKKSPRNKLRIYTSADARLFQKHLQKIGIKNTVNFLP
- a CDS encoding DUF521 domain-containing protein; amino-acid sequence: MELTREEELALKGEYGETLETAYRILVATGEATNAQKLVPIKWAHLSGVNYNTIGDAGEEFLSKLSLDAKVKVMTTVNPMGFDFDSVSKYNLSEEFVRKQKSIADSYKKMGVIPSFSCVPYEIFDLPEKGTQVSFAESNAAIYANSIGNLKTNKESAFSALASALSGKSPYSDLRIADTPNLTIRMRLENPDELEFGMLGYFAGKIADNAVQLSGVSGMDRRKCKALCGGMGTSGRCGKFILGEETPGSEKVDFDKKEMQKIHDELNTADKGDIITLGSPQLGLQEIADLSSMLKGREFSKRCMVFCPRTVQEHARKLGYTNEIERAGCEILSDCCTCLSPLVDKNEIDSVTTNSIKGAYYLNNSNGVGVNLKPLSQIISDETR
- a CDS encoding endonuclease III — its product is MQRILSGMIQTMNAVKPPRMTALRELRESEQGDPFAILIGTILSARTKDENTARVVKSLFLRYKNAKELAGAKVKDVEKIIHSIGFYHVKARRIIQVAKIIHTQYKGKIPENMDLLVGLPGVGRKTANCVLVYAFEKPAIPVDVHVHRISNRLGLVQTKTPEQTEQELMKKIPKKFWLQINDTFVMYGQNICKPISPMCDVCKIKKLCKYYSMKNGA
- the cbiT gene encoding precorrin-6Y C5,15-methyltransferase (decarboxylating) subunit CbiT, translated to MWNHKTPGIPDEEFFRTEDVPITKEEVRAIQISKARLSEGDTVYDIGCGSGSITVEAGIQIGKSGKIYGIDIDKNAIDLTRKNLEKFGITNVELILSDAKQKIPELPLADAIFIGGTGGDTKDIVTLCNDKLKSGARVVIGVILIETLYAVLDVIYKLEFTDVDITQITISKSKKTSTGTMMLARNPVTIISATKT